Proteins from a genomic interval of Rosa chinensis cultivar Old Blush chromosome 2, RchiOBHm-V2, whole genome shotgun sequence:
- the LOC112187081 gene encoding protein MAIN-LIKE 2 has product MEELSMVDPYGTNPGPIDGSVLYDQEKHVSSAVWDGQERGALRCHEHTSKLDQWTLTDTQLELVEKAGFGYLRLIPAISLDNPLISALVERWRRETNTFHLNVGEMTVTLKDVALLLGLSIDGDPVMGVTYTTCNSVCEKFLGKTPESSYISGGMVKLSWLKEFFSRCPEDAPLEVIEYHTRAYLLYLVGSTIFSTTTGNKVPVMYLPLFGDLDQCGKYAWGAAALAFLYRALGNASLRSQSTISGCLTLLQCWSYFHLNIGRPKLNQDSMHDRFPFVLSWKGKQSGPTTNRDVVFYRKVLDSLKECDVEWRPYRHLDSSVIPKEITSNLILGRSKTMLICFDKAERHLPNRCLRQFGIPQSIPEDVERWERKSRGVDGGVDLSAKMESELNEWFERRFHIVVEDDDADESEYMQWYLKITRKFVGRPISLSSEFQRTNAGLRDIAHIADTFSTKGLDPEQVELISRIRYIAHECLRDQIGGPARVSPSPHNELGKRIRGKERVRRKGAGKRLRKDHPVQYHTASEGDQSPFSGATVSVDRLQSYHAHREEDHLPLYPVENEVTALHMISGDDDIGFDQSELVQVTGEESNTELSHAVVKVDETHLFEATEKINDSQICNAMNEVKDFRISNSTKVDSQICNATTVIDSQLCDAPEEVINSQICNADQEVDDSHACDATQEATDSRLSAASEKVDDSELPELTTESDRQTAKLETEVPEASLEIPQDIANQSNYSVVV; this is encoded by the exons ATGGAGGAACTATCAATGGTAGACCCTTATGGGACAAATCCTGGACCAATTGATGGTTCGGTGCTTTATGATCAGGAGAAGCATGTCTCCTCAGCTGTTTGGGATGGACAG GAGCGTGGTGCACTTAGATGCCATGAACACACATCAAAGCTCGATCAATGGACTCTAACGGATACACAGTTGGAGTTGGTAGAGAAGGCTGGATTTGGTTATTTAAGATTGATTCCTGCTATTAGTCTAGACAACCCACTCATTTCGGCACTAGTTGAAAGATGGAGGAGGGAAACAAACACTTTTCACCTGAATGTTGGAGAAATGACAGTAACCCTGAAGGATGTTGCACTATTGCTTGGACTATCAATTGATGGAGACCCTGTTATGGGTGTAACATATACCACCTGTAACTCAGTTTGTGAAAAATTTCTTGGAAAAACACCAGAGTCTAGTTATATTAGTGGTGGAATGGTAAAGCTAAGCTGGTTGAAAGAGTTCTTTTCGCGTTGTCCTGAAGATGCTCCACTTGAAGTGATTGAGTACCACACACGTGCCTACCTCTTATATCTTGTTGGAAGTACAATATTTTCCACTACCACTGGGAATAAAGTCCCTGTCATGTACCTTCCATTGTTTGGAGATTTAGACCAATGTGGGAAATATGCCTGGGGAGCAGCAGCCTTGGCATTTTTGTACAGGGCACTTGGCAATGCCTCTCTGAGATCTCAAAGTACGATTAGTGGTTGTTTGACACTTCTTCAG TGCTGGAGTTACTTTCACCTGAATATTGGACGACCAAAGCTCAATCAAGATTCAATGCATGATCGTTTTCCTTTTGTGCTTAGCTGGAAAGGAAAACAAAGTGGGCCCACAACAAACCGAGATGTAGTTTTTTACCGTAAAGTTCTGGATTCCCTGAAAGAATGTGAT GTGGAGTGGCGTCCTTATAGACATCTGGATAGTAGTGTTATCCCAAAAGAAATAACGAGTAATCTGATTCTAGGAAGGTCGAAAACAATGCTAATTTGCTTTGACAAGGCAGAAAGGCATCTCCCAAATCGTTGTCTAAGGCAATTTGGCATCCCCCAGTCAATCCCAGAGGATGTAGAGCGATGGGAGCGAAAAAGTCGCGGAGTTGATGGTGGGGTTGATTTGTCAGCGAAAATGGAGTCAGAGCTTAATGAATGGTTCGAACGTCGATTCCATATTGTGGTAGAGGATGATGATGCAGATGAAAGTGAGTACATGCAATGGTACCTGAAAATTACACGTAAATTTGTTGGGAGAcccatctctctctcatctGAGTTTCAAAGAACG AATGCTGGTTTGAGAGATATTGCACACATAGCTGATACATTCTCAACAAAGGGTTTGGATCCAGAACAAGTTGAGTTAATATCTAGGATCAGGTATATTGCCCATGAATGTTTGAGGGACCAGATTGGGGGTCCAGCCAGAGTGTCGCCCTCCCCACACAATGAACTTGGCAAAAGGATAAGAGGGAAGGAGAGGGTAAGAAGAAAAGGTGCAGGAAAACGTTTGCGGAAGGATCATCCAGTACAATATCACACTGCTAGTGAAGGTGATCAATCTCCGTTTTCTGGTGCCACCGTTTCTGTTGATCGATTACAATCGTATCATGCACATAGGGAGGAGGATCATTTGCCATTATATCCTGTTGAAAATGAGGTCACTGCTTTGCATATGATCAGTGGGGATGATGACATTGGTTTCGATCAGTCAGAGCTGGTCCAGGTGACTGGTGAGGAAAGTAACACTGAGCTAAGCCATGCAGTTGTGAAGGTTGATGAAACCCACCTTTTTGAAGCAACTGAAAAGATAAACGACTCACAAATTTGTAATGCAATGAACGAGGTCAAGGACTTCCGAATTTCTAATTCAACTAAGGTTGATTCTCAGATTTGTAATGCAACGACGGTCATTGACTCACAGCTCTGTGATGCACCGGAGGAGGTTATCAACTCACAGATTTGCAATGCAGATCAGGAGGTTGACGATTCACATGCTTGTGATGCAACACAGGAGGCTACCGACTCTCGTCTTTCTGCAGCATCTGAAAAGGTTGATGACTCCGAGCTTCCTGAACTTACCACTGAAAGTGATCGACAAACAGCTAAATTGGAAACAGAGGTTCCAGAAGCTTCTCTTGAGATTCCTCAGGATATTGCAAACCAGAGTAACTATAGTGTTGTAGTATAA